A stretch of Lactuca sativa cultivar Salinas chromosome 6, Lsat_Salinas_v11, whole genome shotgun sequence DNA encodes these proteins:
- the LOC111897811 gene encoding uncharacterized protein LOC111897811 gives MDFKLLKWQILRGTLAWRLILRAMFFVLAMVLLSLTHITNEIRTNEPILLNFDKCSLNIGSIANTQLKSSDKVSIPCVDGMNLTVSVIKELMNKEMLNMEANSLCVGDGADSVAFTLRELGFSNALGVHRNPLLSLLQKQFQHKLDFDSNSFDFVFSRTLNRVSVPALLVLEIERVLRPGGVGAMLVGSSTFRMLNLVRSATPISLLLRSSEILHVCGIDPFTLIVFKKQLDSVTFFENYKLPSECPSISKNNPLIQYIEPLSDPNLSYLPKLVNISSRNRLININMGGHKFDPHYPIHPDSFNVYVVDHDISALISHVKKPGVTFVYHPGLTEEDKTIPSLMSADYLEAPLHEEEFEFIDWFKETAKDGDFVVLSMNSEVAQLKVLFELFESGAICHVDELFLRCDDGVDCRSGYCKDCMSLYNGLRNAGVFVHRMLGE, from the coding sequence ATGGATTTCAAGCTTCTGAAATGGCAGATCCTACGAGGGACTCTAGCCTGGCGTTTGATTCTCAGGGCCATGTTCTTCGTGTTAGCCATGGTTCTTCTCTCACTCACTCATATCACCAACGAGATTCGAACAAACGAGCCAATCCTGCTAAATTTCGATAAATGTTCGTTAAACATCGGTTCAATCGCGAACACACAACTCAAATCCTCTGATAAAGTCTCCATTCCGTGTGTGGATGGAATGAATCTGACTGTTAGTGTGATCAAAGAGCTGATGAACAAGGAAATGCTAAACATGGAAGCAAATTCCTTATGTGTGGGAGATGGAGCAGATTCAGTCGCTTTCACATTGCGAGAACTCGGATTCTCCAATGCACTTGGTGTTCACAGGAACCCTCTTCTATCCCTTCTACAGAAACAATTCCAACACAAACTAGACTTCGATTCCAATTCTTTCGACTTTGTGTTCTCTAGAACCCTAAACAGGGTCTCCGTTCCAGCTCTTCTTGTACTAGAAATCGAACGCGTATTACGCCCTGGTGGTGTTGGCGCCATGCTCGTAGGCTCCTCCACCTTCCGTATGCTCAATTTAGTAAGATCTGCAACTCCAATTTCATTACTCTTAAGATCTTCCGAGATTCTTCACGTTTGTGGGATAGATCCCTTCACCCTAATCGTGTTCAAGAAACAATTAGACAGTGTCACCTTCTTTGAAAACTACAAGCTTCCTTCCGAATGCCCATCTATCTCAAAAAACAATCCTTTGATTCAATACATCGAGCCTCTTTCTGATCCAAATCTTTCATACTTACCCAAACTCGTAAACATTTCATCAAGAAACAGGCTGATTAACATCAACATGGGGGGACACAAATTCGACCCACATTACCCAATCCATCCCGATTCTTTCAATGTTTATGTGGTTGATCACGACATATCTGCTCTCATCTCCCATGTGAAAAAACCTGGTGTCACATTCGTATACCACCCGGGTCTTACTGAAGAAGATAAAACAATTCCTAGTTTGATGTCTGCTGATTATCTTGAAGCTCCATTGCATGAAGAAGAGTTTGAATTCATTGACTGGTTTAAAGAAACAGCAAAAGATGGAGACTTTGTTGTTCTTTCGATGAATTCAGAAGTGGCCCAATTGAAGGTATTGTTTGAGTTGTTTGAAAGTGGTGCCATTTGTCATGTTGATGAGCTGTTTTTGAGATGTGATGATGGTGTTGATTGTAGAAGTGGTTATTGTAAAGACTGTATGAGTCTTTATAATGGTCTGAGAAATGCTGGTGTGTTTGTTCACCGAATGTTAGGTGAGTGA